From the genome of Oscillospiraceae bacterium:
CTGCTCCACTCCGCGATATCCTGTTGACTGCACCCCTTCTTGAGAGTGCTTATATATAATACCACGCACAATAAAGAAAGTCAACAGTTTTTTACTCTTCTGCTTCTAAAATCAAAAAATACAGGAATCGGCCTATTTCAGTTTTTCTTCCTCATAGCGAAGCATGCGGTTTTCATAGCCGTCAATTTTCCAGTCCAGTTTGGCAAGGACTTCATTTAAATCTTGAATGCGTTCCGCAATCTGCTCCCGTTGCTCTAAAAGAAGCTTTTTGCGTGCGTCAATGGTAGCGGGACCTTGATGAAACAGTGTGACGTACTCAATCAGGGCTTCTACCGAAATGCCGGCGCCCCGCATACATTTAATGTACTCGACCCAGTTGCAGTCACTCTCGGAATACTTCCGTACGCCGCCGGGCGTGCGGCCGATTTTCGGCAACAGCCCAATGCGCTCGTAATAGCGCAGCGTGTCCGGTGAAATGCTGTATTTCTTACTGACTTCTGTAATGGTCATTTTTCTCACCTCTGTCGTCTTTTAAATAGAAACCAGCGTGTATTTGCGGCTGCCAAGGCCCAGTGCGGCGGCAGTCTCGACCGTATGAATGCCGTGGCGGGACTCCATTCGCTCAATCAGTGCAGCTTTGCCGCTGTCCGGGGAAGCGTAGACCTGATCCACACATGCCTGGTCCAGTGCAACCGGGTCCGCGGAAGCCAAAATGCCGATATCGGCCATTTTTGGTTCGGCGGGATTGTTACTGCAGTCGCAGTCTACTGAAAGTCGGTTTGCAACGCTGATATAGAGAATGTTTTCCCGGCCCATAAAGTCCATAACGGATTCGTCCGCTTCAGCCATAGACTCCAGGAACGAGTCGTGGTCGGTTGTAAACATCGCGTCAAAGCTTTCGCCGAGGCCGGCATTATGAATACGCAGTTTACCGTGGGAAGAAGCAACCCCAATGGACATGTTTTTCAGTGCACCGCCAAAGCCGCCCATGATGTGCCCCTTAAAATGAGAGAGAATCAGCATGAAATTATAATTTTTCAGGTGTGCACCGACAAAATTTTCTTTCAAATGCTTTCC
Proteins encoded in this window:
- a CDS encoding MerR family transcriptional regulator; this translates as MTITEVSKKYSISPDTLRYYERIGLLPKIGRTPGGVRKYSESDCNWVEYIKCMRGAGISVEALIEYVTLFHQGPATIDARKKLLLEQREQIAERIQDLNEVLAKLDWKIDGYENRMLRYEEEKLK
- a CDS encoding DUF362 domain-containing protein, yielding MATVYFTKEISPKSLIRIYEALGISLPGKAAVKISTGEPGGHNFLQPVLIAPLVQKLNGTIVECNTAYPGGRNESHMHWQTIRDHGYAAIAPCDIMDEEGELSLPVHIGKHLKENFVGAHLKNYNFMLILSHFKGHIMGGFGGALKNMSIGVASSHGKLRIHNAGLGESFDAMFTTDHDSFLESMAEADESVMDFMGRENILYISVANRLSVDCDCSNNPAEPKMADIGILASADPVALDQACVDQVYASPDSGKAALIERMESRHGIHTVETAAALGLGSRKYTLVSI